Genomic window (Sulfurovum sp. NBC37-1):
CCGGAAGTTATTCACATTTATATGCGGAACCTCATATAAAATGTGAAAAGAAGGAATGCATGGAATGAATATTGGACAAAAAGTACTGTTCGAACTTAAAAAAGAGATCTCCGAAACGGAATATGAACGTTATATAAAAAAACTGGTCTATGATACACGCCGTTCCAGAAGCAACATTGTCTACTTCAATGCACCCAATATGCTAGTCGCCAAATGGATCAAAACCAAATACAGCGATAAACTTGCACATCTTTTCGAACTGCAGAATGAAGTTAAACCCGAAATAGAAATCACGGTAGGGAAACAGACGGAAAAGACAAGTAAACCCGTTGTCAAACAAAGCAATGAAAAACAGCACTCCAAAAGTACCTATCTGAACCCTTCACTTACCTTTGAAAGTTTCATTGTAGGGCCTTCGAACCAGTTTGCCTATACCACCGCCAAATCAGTAGCAGAAAAACCGGGACAAATATACAACCCGCTTTTCCTCTACGGAGGTGTCGGTCTGGGAAAAACCCACCTGCTACAAGCCATAGGAAATTACCACATTGCCCTGGGGAAGACCGTGATCTACACTACCCTTGAACAGTTCATGAACTCCTTCACCTCCCATTTGCGTTCCCAGACAATGGACCGTTTCAGAGAGAAATTCAGGGAATGTGACCTGCTGCTGATAGACGACATACAGTTCCTCAGCAGGAAAGAACAGACACAGGAGGAGTTCTTTCATACTTTCAATGAACTCTACAATACCAACAAGCAGATTGTCATTACCTCCGACCGTCAGCCTAATAAAATAGCCGGACTCGTTGACAGACTACGAAGCCGTTTCGAATGGGGGTTGATGGCAGACATACAACCTCCCGGACTGGAGACGAAGATCGCCATCATCCAGAAAAAATGTGAACTTGACGGAATCAGACTCAACCATGAGATAATCAATTTCATTGCAACCAATATGGGGGACAATATCCGTGAAATTGAGGGGACGATCATTAAGCTCAATGCTCTCTCCTCCATGCTGAATCAGGATATCACACTTGATTTTGCACAGAATGCCATCAAAGACCAGTTGAAAGAGAAAAAAGAAAATATCAGCATCGATGATATCGTCAAGATCGTTTCGAAAGAACTTAACATCAAACCTTCCGACATCAAATCAAAAAAACGAACCAAAAATGTGGTCAGTGCCCGAAGGACAGCTATCTACTTAGCCAGAAATCTTACTCCGAACTCTATGCCGCAGATCGCACTTTATTTTGGTATGAAAGACCATACAGCCATTTCCCATGCCATGAAAAAGATCAACGAAATCATTGAAAATGACGAGAATTTCAAAGTCCTTCTCGAAGAGCTTTCAAACAAAATCAATACTGACACGAATAAAGAGTAGAAATCGGGTATCAAACGGTAATAAAACTTGAATAAAAAAAAGATATAATTTTATAAGTGAAAAAATGTGAATGTTCCCAAAAGGAGTTGCACATTTAAAAACAACGTTCAGGCAGGCAGTAAAACGGTTTTTCACATATTCATGTTGAACTACTACTACGTACTAAAATTATTAAAAATAAGGGAAGTCTATGAAGATAAGAGCTCAAAAACAGATCATCGAATCGATCCTCATCAATCTACAGCCTTTTTTGGAAAAAAAAGATGCAAGTCAAATCACCTCACACATACTATTCTCTTCTCAGAATGATAAATGTATCGTCAAAGCAACTGACAGTGAAATAGGTCTTCAGATCGTTACCGATCATATACTCATTGAGTCCGAAGGTTCATTTACAGCCAATGGTAAAAAACTGCTCGATATCATCAGAATCCTCAAAGACGATGAGATCATCATGGAGATACTTGACAATACACTCATTGTCAAACAGAAACATTCCAAATTCAAACTGCCGACCTTTGACCCGAATGCTTATCCTGCCTTTCCCTCTGTCGATGAAAAACCACAGATCACGCTTGATTCATTAAGTCTGATCCAAAATCTCAAAAAGATCTCACCTGCTATTGATACGAATAACCCTAAATTTGAGCTCAACGGTGCACTTATCAATATCAAACATGACTCTACAGATCTTGTCGGTACCGATACAAGAAGATTGGCTATTGCAAGTATTCCGGGAAACAACAGTGAAGAACTCTCCCTCATCGTACCTAAAAAAGCAATCCTTGAGATACAAAAACTCTTTTTGGACCAAATTAATATCTATTATGACGAAACCAATCTGATCATCACCAATGAGAATTACTTCTTCTATACAAGGCTGATCAACGGGAAATTCCCTGATTACCAAAGAATCATCCCTGCATCGGTAAAACACTCTATCACACTGCCTAAAAAAGAGATGATCGATTCGATCAAAATGATCACGACTATCTCCCAGGAGATCAAAATGACATTACTTTCGGATGCGATCATTTTCAATTCACTCAGTGCTGACAATGTAGAAGCAAAAACGGAAATCGAGATCGGAACCGGATTGAATGAAAAATACGAACTCTCTTTCAACAGCAGATATATTCTTGATTTCATCTCACAGATCGACAAAAATGAATTCTTACTGGAATTCAATGAACCGTCCCTTCCTTTTATTGTGAAAGATGAGAATTTCATCACGATCATCATGCCGATCGTAGCATAAGGAAAGTGTTAATGAGCGAAAAAACAACAAAATATATTTTTGTAACAGGCGGTGTGCTGAGTTCTTTGGGAAAAGGGATCACTGCAGCAAGCATAGGAACACTGTTAAAACATACAGGACAGAGAGTCGGTGTACTTAAACTCGACCCCTATATCAACGTCGACCCGGGAACGATGTCACCGCTTGAACATGGTGAAGTGTTCGTAACAAAAGACGGTGCGGAAACAGACCTTGACCTCGGTCATTACGAAAGATTCCTCGATACCTCACTGACACAGAACAACAACTTTACAACGGGTCTTGTCTACAAAACGGTTATCGAAAATGAACGTAAAGGTAAATATCTGGGTAAAACGATTCAGGTCGTACCCCATATTGTCAATGAGATCAAAGAGCGTATTGTACGTGCAGGAGAGGGTAAAGATATCCTTATTGTTGAACTGGGTGGTACGACAGGGGATATCGAAGGGCTTCCTTTCCTCGAGACGATCCGTCAGATGAAACATGAATTGGGTAAAAAGACCGTAATCAATGTGCATGTAACGCTTCTTCCCTACATCAAAGCGGCAGGTGAGCTCAAGACCAAGCCGACACAGCACTCCGTACAGGAACTCAGACGCATCGGTATTGCACCGCATATGCTGGTGCTGCGTGCTGAAGTACCGGTCAGCAGCGATATCAAGAGGAAGATTGCTTACAGTTGTGATGTGGATGAAGATTCCGTCATTGTAGCGGAGGATGCGGCAACTATTTACCAGGTACCGTTGAATTTCCTACGTCAGGATATTTTGACACCGATCTGTAAACAGCTGGAGCTTGAAAACTGTCAGCCGAAGATGGATGAATGGACCGATCTGGTCCACAAGATCATCATGCCTACAGAAGAGGTGAAGATTGCTTTTGTAGGGAAATATCTTGATCTCAAAGAGTCCTACAAATCATTGACAGAGGCCCTGATCCATGCGGGTGCACATCTCGATAGTCGTGTGAACATCAAATGGGTGGACAGTGAAAAGGTCGAGGAAGATGGTGCGGCGAAGTACCTGAACGATTGTGATGGTGTATTGGTCGCCGGTGGCTTCGGAGAGCGTGGCGTGGAAGGAAAGATCCTTTCCATTCAGTATGCACGTGAAGAGAAAATACCATTTTTGGGTATCTGTCTTGGTATGCAGCTTTCCATGGTGGAATTTGCCAGAAACGTACTGGGACTCAAAGAGGCGAATTCGGTTGAGTTCAATGAAGATACACCGGATCCTGTGATCTATCTGATCGACGAGTTCATCGATGCGGCAGGTGCCAAGCAGATTCGAACGACCACTTCGCCGATGGGCGGTACGCTCAGACTGGGCGAATACGAGTGCGAAACCAAAGAGGGATCGAACCTCAGAAAAGCTTATGATGCACCGATGATCTATGAGAGACACAGACACCGCTACGAAGCCAATCCGAAATACAGAGAGGCACTCGAAGCCAACGGTATGGAGATTACCGGTGAATCGCACGGTCTTATCGAAGCGGTGGAAGTCGTGGACCATCCCTGGTTCCTCGGTGTACAGTTCCACCCTGAATTCACGTCAAGACTGCAGAATGTCAACCCTTCCATTCTGGCATTTGTGCAGGCTTCCATGCAAAACAGAAAATAGATGTATCCATCTGTAACGCTTGAAGCGTTGGATGCAATTTTGCAAAAACGCTTTAAAGAGGGATTTCTCTCTTTGAAAGACCTCCCCCATCCTTCCACCTTCAAAGATATG
Coding sequences:
- the dnaN gene encoding DNA polymerase III subunit beta; translation: MKIRAQKQIIESILINLQPFLEKKDASQITSHILFSSQNDKCIVKATDSEIGLQIVTDHILIESEGSFTANGKKLLDIIRILKDDEIIMEILDNTLIVKQKHSKFKLPTFDPNAYPAFPSVDEKPQITLDSLSLIQNLKKISPAIDTNNPKFELNGALINIKHDSTDLVGTDTRRLAIASIPGNNSEELSLIVPKKAILEIQKLFLDQINIYYDETNLIITNENYFFYTRLINGKFPDYQRIIPASVKHSITLPKKEMIDSIKMITTISQEIKMTLLSDAIIFNSLSADNVEAKTEIEIGTGLNEKYELSFNSRYILDFISQIDKNEFLLEFNEPSLPFIVKDENFITIIMPIVA
- the dnaA gene encoding chromosomal replication initiator protein DnaA, with the translated sequence MNIGQKVLFELKKEISETEYERYIKKLVYDTRRSRSNIVYFNAPNMLVAKWIKTKYSDKLAHLFELQNEVKPEIEITVGKQTEKTSKPVVKQSNEKQHSKSTYLNPSLTFESFIVGPSNQFAYTTAKSVAEKPGQIYNPLFLYGGVGLGKTHLLQAIGNYHIALGKTVIYTTLEQFMNSFTSHLRSQTMDRFREKFRECDLLLIDDIQFLSRKEQTQEEFFHTFNELYNTNKQIVITSDRQPNKIAGLVDRLRSRFEWGLMADIQPPGLETKIAIIQKKCELDGIRLNHEIINFIATNMGDNIREIEGTIIKLNALSSMLNQDITLDFAQNAIKDQLKEKKENISIDDIVKIVSKELNIKPSDIKSKKRTKNVVSARRTAIYLARNLTPNSMPQIALYFGMKDHTAISHAMKKINEIIENDENFKVLLEELSNKINTDTNKE
- a CDS encoding CTP synthase; translation: MSEKTTKYIFVTGGVLSSLGKGITAASIGTLLKHTGQRVGVLKLDPYINVDPGTMSPLEHGEVFVTKDGAETDLDLGHYERFLDTSLTQNNNFTTGLVYKTVIENERKGKYLGKTIQVVPHIVNEIKERIVRAGEGKDILIVELGGTTGDIEGLPFLETIRQMKHELGKKTVINVHVTLLPYIKAAGELKTKPTQHSVQELRRIGIAPHMLVLRAEVPVSSDIKRKIAYSCDVDEDSVIVAEDAATIYQVPLNFLRQDILTPICKQLELENCQPKMDEWTDLVHKIIMPTEEVKIAFVGKYLDLKESYKSLTEALIHAGAHLDSRVNIKWVDSEKVEEDGAAKYLNDCDGVLVAGGFGERGVEGKILSIQYAREEKIPFLGICLGMQLSMVEFARNVLGLKEANSVEFNEDTPDPVIYLIDEFIDAAGAKQIRTTTSPMGGTLRLGEYECETKEGSNLRKAYDAPMIYERHRHRYEANPKYREALEANGMEITGESHGLIEAVEVVDHPWFLGVQFHPEFTSRLQNVNPSILAFVQASMQNRK